From a single Oxalobacter vibrioformis genomic region:
- a CDS encoding tetratricopeptide repeat protein, with amino-acid sequence MKKTVLRFVSCAMVGAVLCLPPVFAQGLKLGGKEPSLQIQQGGTVESTMKEAEAGNASAQYNLGLMYQFGRGVRADDAEAVKWYQKAAVQGNASAQTNLGLMLREGRGIKADDSQALKWFGEAAKKNDVNAQYNLGVMYCEGFGTAKDEQEAATWFTRAAEQGHARAQNNLGTLYRDGCGVKASDREAVKWFMRAAEQGNADGLFNMGSMAEAGRGMKKDLPQALSFYRKAAEQSHTGAAFALAGLYDRGIGVKQNAAEATKWYEKAARQGFAPAQFNLGTLYLEGSGVKKDVATGLKWIKDAGEAGLVPAQMWLGNAYEAGTLVKQDLVESVKWYRKAAAQGNTEAREKLNRM; translated from the coding sequence CTGCAGATACAGCAGGGCGGTACGGTTGAATCAACGATGAAAGAGGCTGAGGCGGGCAATGCCAGCGCACAGTATAACCTCGGGCTGATGTACCAGTTTGGGCGTGGCGTGAGGGCAGATGATGCCGAGGCGGTGAAGTGGTACCAGAAGGCGGCAGTGCAGGGCAATGCCAGCGCACAGACCAATCTGGGCCTGATGCTTCGTGAAGGGCGCGGTATCAAGGCGGATGACAGCCAGGCGCTGAAATGGTTTGGCGAGGCGGCGAAGAAGAATGATGTAAACGCCCAGTACAATCTCGGTGTCATGTACTGTGAGGGGTTTGGCACGGCGAAAGATGAACAGGAGGCAGCGACATGGTTTACCCGGGCCGCAGAGCAGGGCCATGCCCGCGCCCAGAATAACCTGGGTACGCTTTACCGTGACGGCTGCGGGGTGAAGGCCAGCGACAGGGAGGCGGTGAAGTGGTTCATGCGTGCGGCCGAACAGGGTAATGCCGACGGGCTTTTCAATATGGGCAGCATGGCCGAGGCGGGGCGCGGGATGAAAAAGGACTTGCCCCAGGCGCTTTCTTTTTATCGGAAAGCGGCTGAACAATCCCACACCGGCGCGGCTTTTGCTTTGGCAGGACTTTATGACCGGGGTATAGGCGTAAAACAGAATGCTGCCGAGGCCACCAAATGGTATGAGAAGGCAGCCCGCCAGGGCTTTGCTCCGGCGCAGTTCAATCTGGGGACCTTGTACCTTGAGGGAAGCGGCGTAAAAAAGGATGTGGCAACCGGGCTGAAATGGATAAAAGATGCGGGCGAGGCCGGGCTGGTACCCGCACAGATGTGGCTGGGCAATGCCTATGAGGCTGGCACTCTTGTGAAGCAGGATCTGGTGGAATCGGTGAAGTGGTACCGGAAAGCTGCCGCCCAGGGCAATACTGAAGCCCGGGAAAAACTCAACCGCATGTAA
- a CDS encoding porin → MAYGNYLYSEQLASTVRYDSPSFSGIAFSLSYSLGTDEDISALYGAGASQQYYYKSAGNDGFNVLMKYDVRPFLVFANFQRAADSNNSYLWNAGVAYWLGPAKLSIGYQDGCYKVFAVARR, encoded by the coding sequence GTGGCCTATGGCAATTATCTTTATTCGGAGCAGCTTGCCAGCACGGTGCGCTATGACAGTCCTTCCTTTTCGGGCATTGCCTTTTCGCTTTCCTACAGCCTGGGCACCGATGAGGATATTTCCGCACTTTATGGTGCTGGTGCCTCACAGCAGTATTACTACAAAAGCGCGGGTAATGACGGTTTTAATGTGCTGATGAAATACGATGTGCGCCCGTTTCTTGTTTTTGCCAATTTCCAGCGGGCGGCAGACAGTAACAATTCCTACCTCTGGAATGCCGGGGTGGCTTACTGGCTTGGTCCGGCCAAGCTTTCCATCGGTTACCAGGACGGATGCTACAAGGTGTTTGCAGTAGCGAGGAGGTGA
- a CDS encoding tetratricopeptide repeat protein produces MEQNPKVRRQAARWLAGVFVVLLAFGSAGLVLADDFSDGAAYFRNGQYELAFAAYLRAAKAGHAGAQNNVGNMCAEGLGVAKNEKEALGWFKKSAGQGFVLAQRNMGKMYDEGRGVKKDETKALAWFKKAGAQGDALSQFMAGLTYARGEGIKRDYTQARFWFTQAADRGNVNAMYSLGMLCEAGLGKPQDIDEALMWYEKAAARKHKQAAARIDALRAGGAAAAVKPIKELTQ; encoded by the coding sequence ATGGAACAAAATCCTAAGGTCAGGCGGCAGGCAGCGAGATGGCTGGCAGGCGTTTTTGTCGTACTGCTGGCTTTCGGGTCCGCCGGTCTGGTGCTGGCGGATGATTTTTCCGATGGTGCGGCGTATTTTCGCAACGGGCAGTATGAGCTGGCTTTTGCCGCTTATCTGCGCGCGGCAAAAGCCGGGCATGCCGGGGCACAGAACAATGTCGGCAATATGTGTGCCGAGGGCCTGGGTGTTGCAAAAAATGAGAAGGAAGCCTTGGGCTGGTTCAAGAAGTCAGCCGGCCAGGGTTTTGTGCTGGCACAGCGCAATATGGGCAAGATGTATGATGAAGGGCGTGGCGTAAAAAAGGATGAGACCAAGGCGTTGGCCTGGTTCAAGAAAGCAGGGGCTCAGGGTGATGCACTCTCGCAATTCATGGCGGGGCTCACGTATGCGCGGGGCGAGGGAATCAAGCGTGACTATACGCAGGCGCGCTTCTGGTTTACCCAGGCGGCTGACAGGGGCAATGTGAATGCGATGTACTCTCTTGGCATGCTGTGTGAAGCGGGGCTGGGCAAGCCGCAGGATATTGATGAGGCCCTGATGTGGTATGAAAAAGCGGCAGCCCGCAAGCACAAACAGGCAGCGGCCCGGATTGATGCTCTGCGCGCAGGCGGGGCAGCCGCTGCTGTGAAGCCGATCAAGGAATTGACTCAATAA
- a CDS encoding porin produces the protein MQLKLGAGELNAAFNYARYDGPIHNDFVSGKKVDDSVKKYALGYTCRFTKRTSIYANVAFTDNGSKAVGMVYNNFHTYRESSTGFQLGMTHQF, from the coding sequence GTGCAGCTCAAACTCGGGGCGGGTGAGTTAAATGCAGCCTTTAACTATGCCAGATATGATGGCCCGATCCATAATGATTTTGTCAGCGGGAAAAAGGTAGATGACAGTGTGAAGAAATACGCGCTGGGTTATACCTGCCGCTTCACGAAGCGTACGTCGATTTATGCGAATGTGGCGTTTACTGACAACGGCAGCAAGGCGGTGGGGATGGTGTATAACAATTTTCATACTTACCGGGAGTCATCGACGGGGTTTCAGTTAGGGATGACACATCAGTTTTAG